The region GGAGCAGGAAACATCTCGGCGATTGCAGCAATGGATACACTCTACAAGCTGTTTGCCGAAGATCAGGTAGTGCTGCTGAAAATGAACCCTGTCAATGACTATGTGGGCACGTTTCTAGAGCGAGCGTTTCAACCGTTCATTGCAAATGGGTTTTTAGAAATTGTCTATGGCGGAGTGGAAGTTGGGCAGTATCTCTGTCAACACACCGCAATTGACACCATTCACATCACTGGGTCGCACCATACCCATGATGCGATCGTCTGGGGTCGCACACCGACCGAACAACAGGAGCGCAAAGCTGCAAGTAATCCGGCAATTACCAAACCAATTACCTCCGAACTGGGGTGTGTAACGCCGATTTTGGTAGTTCCCGGCAAGTGGTCAGAGGCAGAGATGCAGTTTCAAGCACGACACATTGCCAGTATGGTGACGCATAATGCCAGTTTTAATTGTGTTGCAGCAAAGGTTTTAGTAACGGCAGAAGGATGGTGTCAGCGAGAGGAGTTTTTGCAACGGGTACATCAAGAACTTGCCAAAGTGGCTCCCCGTTGGGCGTATTACCCTGGTGCAGAGCACCGATATCAGACCTTTTTGCAGCACTATCCGCAAGCGCAGGTTTTAGGCAAAACCGATACAACCGTTCCCTGGACTGTCATTCCCAATGTGCCACCAACAGCAGAGGAATATGCGCTAACAACGGAAGCCTTTTGCGGCGTGTTGGCAGAGGTGACGCTTCCATCTCAGACAGCTCCCCAATTTTTGATTCAAGCTGTTGAATTTGCGAATGAAACTGTGTGGGGCAATTTATCCTGTGTGTTGCTCGTGGATCCAAGAACGCAAAAACAGTACGCAGCGGCAGTGGATTGCGCGATCGCGACTCTGCGGTATGGGGCGATCGGCATCAACGTTTGGACAGGTGCTGTGTTCTTGTTACCCTCATGCGTTTGGGGGGCGTTTCCTGGCAATTCTTTGGCTAATATTTGTTCTGGGTGGGGTGTGGTGCATAACACCTATTTATTTGAATATCCGGAAAAATCAGTCTTGCATGCACCGTTTTCAGTTTTCTTAACTCCCATCTGGTTTGCGGATCATAAAAACTTACAACAGGTGGCTCGTCGCTACATCAACTTTCTAATGGCTCCTCATTGGGGTAACTTCGTGCAGATTATTACCGCTGCTCTAAAAGGATAGTCACGAATTACACCCGCAATTCATTTGCTCCTGAGTCGCTCTTAATCAGGCAAAACAGTAGTTGCATCCCTATGCATCCAAAATCAGCCTGGAGTCCGTAACAGATATTAAGAAATCTTTTACACAGGAGCCTGCAGTGCTTAAACCGTATTGCCTGGACGTGAATGTCATTGAAATAACCAGTGATTGGGCTGGAACCAAGATGGCAACCAACCAAGAGATTGTCACCCAGTAATTTTTCTTTTTATGAAACCAGTCACAATTTTAGTAACATTTCTCAACATAGTGGAGTGGCTTGCATGGCGATTACTCAAATGGAGCGTCCCAAACTGAGAAACCAACCATGTCCAATCTTTCGCCTCCGGTTTGCTACTCTTGCGATGCTTGGAGGTGTGGGTGGTCTAACTAGCATTAGTTTGGCGTGGTTTGCAGGAGAACCAACAACTCTAACGTTTTTTCATCAACTCAACATGCTTCAATCTTCAACTTCAGCATGGCTGGGAGTCCCGATGATTGCTGGGTATTATCTGCTAGCCCCTACTGTTATTCTATTGCTGCTGGCATTACTGGTGATGCAGTTGTCGCCACAGCCGCGGCGCTGGTCACGGGCAATTGTGGTAGGTAGTTTGTTGTTATTAGCGGCACGATATGTTGTGTGGCGATCGCTTACCACGCTTAACCTGGTAGATCCCCTGAATGGAGTGTTTAGCCTGGGGTTGTTTTTGCTGGAAATGTTAATGATGCTTCAGACCTCGATTCTGCTGGTTCTGACATTATTGACTCGCGATCGCCGTCGGGAAGCAGATTATTACTCCATTGCAGTGGCAGAAGGGAGATACCAACCATCGGTAGACATTCTGATTCCCACATATAACGAGCCGAATTTTGTTTTGCGTCGAACCGTCATTGGTTGTCAAGCGTTGAATTACCCCAATAAACGCATTTATTTACTCGATGACACGCGCCGTCCAGAAGTGCGGGAGTTAGCTGCGGAACTAGGCTGTGAATATATAACGCGCCAGAACAACCACTATGCTAAAGCTGGTAATTTGAACCACGCGATCGCCAAAACCAGCGGAGAACTCGTTGTGGTTTTTGATGCCGACTTCGTACCCACCCGTAACTTTCTCACCCGTACTGTTGGCTTCTTCCAAGATCCGGACGTAGCGCTGGTGCAAACGCCGCAAAGCTTCTATAACTTTGACCCAGTTGCCCGTAACTTAGGGCTAGAAAATATCGTCACCCCGGATGAGGAAGTTTTCTATCGGCAGTTGCAACCCATTCGAGATGGGGCAGGCAGCGTCACCTGCGCGGGAACTTCGTTTGTAGTGCGGCGCAGCGCCCTGGAAGAGGCGGGTGGGTTTGTCATTGGTTCCCTGAGTGAAGACTACTTTACTGGTATTAAGATTTCGGCAAATGGTTATCGGCTAGTGTACCTGGATGAAAAGTTAAGCGCAGGGCTAGCTGCCGATACTATGATTGACTACGCTACTCAACGCTTACGCTGGGCACGCGGTACTCTACAAGCCTTTTTCATTGATGCCAATCCGTTGACCATTCCAGGTCTCAGCCCTATTCAGCGGTTAGCGCATCTGGAGGGCTTGCTCGCTTGGTTTACTAATCTTTCTCGTGTTGGTTTTTTGTTTGTGCCGTTGGCCTATGCCTTTTTGCATGTCATTCCGGTTAGGGCATCTACCGCTGAGTTGATTTACTTTTTTCTGCCTTACTACTTGCTCAATCTCTGCGTCTTTTCCTGGCTGAATTATCGTTCCCGGTCAGCGTTAATGTCTGATGTTTACACATTAGTGATTGCGCTGCCCCTGGCATCGACGATTATTCAATCGATGCTTGCCCCTTTCTCCAAAGGATTTAGCGTAACGCCGAAGGGAACCGCCCGCGATCGTTTCACATTCAACTGGGGACTCGCGTTACCATTGTTTGTTTTATGGGGTGTTACGGCACTAAGCCTGTATCATAATCTGAGCGTTTGGATTGTAGACGGTTGGAAGGATTTGTATAATCTCCAGGGGAAAGGACTCAGTATCGGCTGGATTTGGAGTAGTTACAATCTATTCACGATCAGTGTGGCATTAGTAGCATTGTTAAACGTGCCAAAAACAGATCACAATGAATGGTTTGGAGTCAGCCGCGCTGTCTGTTTAAGTTTGAAGCAAGACCTGCGCTCCTCTGAACGAGTCTCTGAACGAGTCAATCAGCGGTGGGGTGTTACCACCATGATGTCAGAAGGGGGGGTAGAAATTGCACTCACCCAGGCAGACTTTCCCGAACTGATCCAAGGGCGAACGCTTCCTGTGAGTTTGTACCTGCCTGAAGAAAATCTGACTCTGCAAGGCGTCATTACCCAGACCAGAACCCGAAACGACCAGATCACTGTTCGCGTTCAGTTCCAATCAGTTACGTTAGAGCAGCATCGGCAACTGGTTGAGCTATTGTTCTGCCGTCCGGGGCAATGGAAACGGCAAAATACACCTGGAGAGTTACATTCGCTCTGGTTGATGCTACGAGTTCTTTTGAAACCACGAGTTTTGTTTAACCGCAAAGCTGATGAGATTCGGGCGATCGCTGTTGCCAATGTCTAAACTCAGGATTAAGGCACACTGGAGATAACACCCTCACCAAAGAGCCGCGATCGTGGATTCTACTTCTAACCTGTTGCAAACACTCAGCAACCCAACCAGTTCAGTCAATCCCAATTCTTTCAGCAGCCAGGGCTTTCGTCACTTCATGCTGAAGGAAATTTATCAACAGCCGGAAGTGATTCAAGCATGTTTAACGCAGTATTTAGGAGGTCAGGAATCAGAAATTAGAAATCAAAAGGACTTTAGATTGCAGATTGCCGATTTTGGATTAAAGCCACCCGATAGTCGCCAATCGCCAATCGCCAATCGCCAATCGCCAATCCCATCCTCCATCCCTCATCCCGTCAATGAAATTCACATCATTGCCTCTGGCACCAGCCGCCATGCTGGGCTTGTTGCCCAATTTTGGTTGGAGCAGTTGGCGAAAATTCCAACCCGAGTCCGTTCAGGTTCAGAATTTGTAGAAGCACCTTTACCCTTGACTACCCATACGCTTACGCTTGGTATAACGCAGTCGGGAGAAACAGCAGATACACTGCAAGCGTTGGAATTAGAAAAACAGCGACGTTCAGGTTTGTCGGCAGCGTATCAATCGTGCTTGCTCGGCATCACGAACCACCCCGCGAGTTCGTTAGCGCAACAAGTTGATGTGGTGATGGCAACCCTGGCTGGGACTGAAGTGGGGGTGGCAGCGACGAAGACATTTACCACTCAATTGCTAGTGCTTTTCTTGCTGACACTCGATCTGGCAAATCACCGTCGAGCAATGCAGCATGATCGCATTCAAGACTTTCTGAATGCGTTGAATCAACTGCCTGCAAAAATTCAGCAAGTATTCCAGCAAAATTCATTGATCCAAACGTTGGCGCAACAGTTTGTTGAAGCGCAAAGTTGTGTTCTTCTGGGGCGGGGTATTAGTCGAGCGATCGCTTTGGAAGGTGCTTTGAAACTAAAGGAAACTACCTATCTCCATGCTGAGGGCTATGCGGCTGGTGAGTTCATGCATGGGCCGATTGCCCTGCTGGATGAGCGCGTCCCAGTAATTGCGATCGCCCCCGCAGGAACTTACCCTGCGATTTTCTCCAATGTTCAGAAAGCCAAGTCTCATGGTTCGCCTGTAATTGGCATTGTCGCTGCTGACAATGCGGCAGAAACGGCTGGAGTGTT is a window of Leptolyngbyaceae cyanobacterium JSC-12 DNA encoding:
- a CDS encoding NAD-dependent aldehyde dehydrogenase (IMG reference gene:2510096485~PFAM: Aldehyde dehydrogenase family) codes for the protein MHFTEILAEPTSLPLEVIASLDRAIAHLTQHKDAWVQVAIAERINYLRQCMKGVNEVAEAWAIAACKAKGIDPALSLAGEEWITGPLATLLNLQLLIKTLEANGQPTPPSIFTRPDGQVVARIFPDNLKDRLLWLGFSGEVWMQPGKSATQGLVYRQKPDSGKVALVLGAGNISAIAAMDTLYKLFAEDQVVLLKMNPVNDYVGTFLERAFQPFIANGFLEIVYGGVEVGQYLCQHTAIDTIHITGSHHTHDAIVWGRTPTEQQERKAASNPAITKPITSELGCVTPILVVPGKWSEAEMQFQARHIASMVTHNASFNCVAAKVLVTAEGWCQREEFLQRVHQELAKVAPRWAYYPGAEHRYQTFLQHYPQAQVLGKTDTTVPWTVIPNVPPTAEEYALTTEAFCGVLAEVTLPSQTAPQFLIQAVEFANETVWGNLSCVLLVDPRTQKQYAAAVDCAIATLRYGAIGINVWTGAVFLLPSCVWGAFPGNSLANICSGWGVVHNTYLFEYPEKSVLHAPFSVFLTPIWFADHKNLQQVARRYINFLMAPHWGNFVQIITAALKG
- a CDS encoding glycosyl transferase (IMG reference gene:2510096486~PFAM: Glycosyl transferase family 2; PilZ domain; Cellulose synthase), which gives rise to MAITQMERPKLRNQPCPIFRLRFATLAMLGGVGGLTSISLAWFAGEPTTLTFFHQLNMLQSSTSAWLGVPMIAGYYLLAPTVILLLLALLVMQLSPQPRRWSRAIVVGSLLLLAARYVVWRSLTTLNLVDPLNGVFSLGLFLLEMLMMLQTSILLVLTLLTRDRRREADYYSIAVAEGRYQPSVDILIPTYNEPNFVLRRTVIGCQALNYPNKRIYLLDDTRRPEVRELAAELGCEYITRQNNHYAKAGNLNHAIAKTSGELVVVFDADFVPTRNFLTRTVGFFQDPDVALVQTPQSFYNFDPVARNLGLENIVTPDEEVFYRQLQPIRDGAGSVTCAGTSFVVRRSALEEAGGFVIGSLSEDYFTGIKISANGYRLVYLDEKLSAGLAADTMIDYATQRLRWARGTLQAFFIDANPLTIPGLSPIQRLAHLEGLLAWFTNLSRVGFLFVPLAYAFLHVIPVRASTAELIYFFLPYYLLNLCVFSWLNYRSRSALMSDVYTLVIALPLASTIIQSMLAPFSKGFSVTPKGTARDRFTFNWGLALPLFVLWGVTALSLYHNLSVWIVDGWKDLYNLQGKGLSIGWIWSSYNLFTISVALVALLNVPKTDHNEWFGVSRAVCLSLKQDLRSSERVSERVNQRWGVTTMMSEGGVEIALTQADFPELIQGRTLPVSLYLPEENLTLQGVITQTRTRNDQITVRVQFQSVTLEQHRQLVELLFCRPGQWKRQNTPGELHSLWLMLRVLLKPRVLFNRKADEIRAIAVANV
- a CDS encoding glucosamine 6-phosphate synthetase (contains amidotransferase and phosphosugar isomerase domains; IMG reference gene:2510096487~PFAM: SIS domain~TIGRFAM: glucosamine--fructose-6-phosphate aminotransferase (isomerizing)), which produces MLKEIYQQPEVIQACLTQYLGGQESEIRNQKDFRLQIADFGLKPPDSRQSPIANRQSPIPSSIPHPVNEIHIIASGTSRHAGLVAQFWLEQLAKIPTRVRSGSEFVEAPLPLTTHTLTLGITQSGETADTLQALELEKQRRSGLSAAYQSCLLGITNHPASSLAQQVDVVMATLAGTEVGVAATKTFTTQLLVLFLLTLDLANHRRAMQHDRIQDFLNALNQLPAKIQQVFQQNSLIQTLAQQFVEAQSCVLLGRGISRAIALEGALKLKETTYLHAEGYAAGEFMHGPIALLDERVPVIAIAPAGTYPAIFSNVQKAKSHGSPVIGIVAADNAAETAGVFDTQIVVPAVDEVLSPILTVIPLQLLAYHIAVLRGLDVDRPRNITKTLV